From one Candoia aspera isolate rCanAsp1 chromosome 17, rCanAsp1.hap2, whole genome shotgun sequence genomic stretch:
- the PSMB4 gene encoding proteasome subunit beta type-4, with product MELPAMLPPPPPPPLWAGGPAPGELFPLASPSPGSGAQSGAAVRTLSPMVTGTSVLGLKFDGGVIIAADTLGSYGSLARFRNLSRIMKVNDSTVLGASGDYADFQYLKQVLEQMVIDEDLLGDGHSYSPKAIHSWLTRVMYNHRSKMNPLWNTVVIGGYSHGEGFLGYVDMLGVAYEAPSLATGYGSYVAQPLMRDALEKAPSLSQQAARALIERCMRILYYRDARSFNRYEITTVTEKGVEVEGPLTLETNWDIAHLISGFE from the exons ATGGAGCTGCCCGcgatgctgccgccgccgccgccgccgccgctctggGCCGGGGGTCCCGCTCCGGGGGAGCTCTTCCCGCTGGCCAGCCCGAGCCCGGGCTCCGGGGCCCAGAGCGGGGCCGCCGTGCGAACCCT GAGCCCCATGGTGACGGGCACTTCCGTCCTGGGGCTGAAGTTCGACGGCGGGGTGATCATCGCTGCCGACACGCTGGGCTCCTACGGCTCGCTGGCCCGATTCCGCAACCTCTCCAGGATCATGAAGGTCAACGACAGCACCGTCCTGGGCGCCTCCGGGGACTACGCCGACTTCCAGTACCTCAAGCAGGTCCTGGAGCAGATGGT GATCGACGAGGATCTTTTGGGCGACGGCCACAGTTACAGCCCAAAGGCCATTCACTCCTGGCTGACCCGAGTCATGTACAACCACCGCTCCAAGATGAATCCTCTCTGGAACACAGTGGTGATAGGCGGCTATTCCCACGGGGAAGG CTTCTTAGGTTACGTTGACATGCTGGGAGTGGCGTACGAAGCTCCTTCCCTGGCCACCGGATATGGGTCTTACGTGGCGCAG CCACTGATGAGGGATGCCCTGGAGAAGGCACCCAGCCTCTCCCAGCAGGCAGCCAGAGCGCTCATTGAGCGTTGCATGAGGATCCTCTACTACAGGGATGCCCGCTCGTTCAACCGG TACGAGATCACCACCGTAACCGAGAAAGGCGTGGAGGTGGAAGGGCCCTTGACCCTGGAGACCAACTGGGACATTGCGCATCTCATCAG TGGTTTTGAATGA